The proteins below are encoded in one region of Belonocnema kinseyi isolate 2016_QV_RU_SX_M_011 chromosome 1, B_treatae_v1, whole genome shotgun sequence:
- the LOC117169793 gene encoding uncharacterized protein LOC117169793 yields MKSSFSILCIIVAFFFCFVGMINADIRPVPGDCTKYQLCDGSGCFVQTCGIGTEFNPRINVCDYPLMDRSDCGNRG; encoded by the exons ATGAAGTcgagtttttcaattttgtgCATAATTGTggcattttttttctgtttcgtTGGAATGATCAAT GCTGACATCAGGCCAGTTCCTGGCGATTGTACTAAATATCAACTTTGCGATGGAAGTGGATGCTTCGTCCAAACTTGTGGGATTGGTACTGAGTTTAATCCTAGAATTAATGTGTGTGATTATCCTCTGATGGATCGATCTGACTGCGGTAATCGTGGttga
- the LOC117174088 gene encoding uncharacterized protein LOC117174088 — protein sequence MFKLAILAAVLAVAAAFPGGLTGVVLDHGLGPIHAPQVISHAVSHAHVIAQPAPVVHQVHQAPLVHHVPVVHQAPVVHQVHQAPVVHQVPIVTKTVINSHGHGHAGLSLGGHGWL from the exons ATGTTCAAACTG GCTATTCTCGCCGCCGTCCTGGCTGTCGCTGCTGCCTTCCCCGGAGGTCTGACTGGAGTTGTCTTGGACCATGGATTGGGACCCATTCACGCCCCACAAGTCATTAGCCATGCCGTGAGCCACGCTCACGTTATTGCCCAACCCGCCCCAGTTGTTCATCAGGTACATCAGGCCCCACTTGTCCATCATGTCCCAGTTGTCCATCAGGCCCCAGTTGTCCATCAGGTCCATCAGGCCCCAGTTGTGCATCAGGTCCCAATTGTCACCAAAACAGTTATCAACTCTCATGGCCATGGACACGCCGGACTCTCTCTTGGAGGACACGGATGGTTGTAA